Below is a window of Caballeronia insecticola DNA.
GATGTCGGCTCGAATGGCCACTCCCCACATAACAACGATGCCCGATGCGACATCGCCCGAACTCGTCGCCGCGCATGGCATCGTGCGCCGCGACGCCGTGCGCGGCACCGTGCTGCTGCACCCCACCGATTTCACGCTGTACGCGGGCGAACGCGCGGCCGTCACCGGGCCGTCCGGCTCGGGCAAGAGCGTATTGCTGCGCACGCTCGCGCTGCTCGATCCGTGCGATGCCGGTTACATCGGCTGGCGCGGCGAGCGCATCGCGCGGGCGCGCATTCCGGCGTACCGGCGGCGCGTCGCGTATATCGCGCAACGCCCCGCGATGCTCGACGGCACCGTCGAAGACAATCTGCGCTATCCGTTCATGCTGAAAACCTATCGCGATGTGCATTTCGATCGCGAAACGGCCGCGCGGCTCGCCGAGGCGGCCGGACGCGGCGCCGACTTCCTCGACAAGCTCGCCGCCGATCTCTCCGGCGGCGAGGCCCAGATCGCCGCGCTCGTGCGCGTGCTGCAACTCGCGCCCGACGTGCTGTTGCTCGACGAGCCCACTGCATCGCTCGATCCGGCGTCCGCCCGCTCCATCGAAGCGCTCGTATCGGCCTGGTTCGACGCCGATCCCCAGCGCGCGTGCATCTGGGTTTCGCACGATCCGGAACAAGCGCGTCGCGTCGCCACGCGTCATCTGACGATGAACGCGGGCGTTCTCGGAGGAGACCTGCGATGAGCGGCTTTCAGGATCTCAGCCTGTTCGATATCGCGCTGGCGGCGATGTTGATCCTCGTGAACGGGGCGCTCTCGGTGGCGCTCGATCTGCGGCTGGAGCGCAAGCTGCTCATCGCCGCGGTGCGTACTGTCGTGCAACTGCTGCTGATCGGCTATGTGCTCGGCTGGGTGTTCGCGTTCAATCGCTGGTATGTCGTGCTGCCGCTGATGGCGCTGATGACGATCATCGCCGGGCTGGCCGCGTCGGATCGCGGGCGGCGCACGTATGTCGGGCAACGTGCGGACAGCATCGTGTCGATCTGGGGCAGTTCGTGGCTGATCGGCGCGTTCGGGCTGTTCGTCGTGATCCGGATTCATCCGTGGTACGAGCCGCAATACGCGATTCCGATTCTCGGCATGATCCTCGGCAACACGTTGACGGGCGTATCGCTCGGCATCGAACGCATGACGGAGGAACTGACCGCCGGGCGCGCGGCGGTCGAAATGTCGCTCGCGCTCGGCGCGACGCGCTGGGAAGCGGCGCAAGGGCCCGCGCGCCAGGCCGTGCGCGCGGGCATGATTCCGACGCTGAATCAGATGGCCGTGGTCGGTCTCGTCAGCCTGCCGGGCATGATGACCGGTCAGGTACTCGCCGGGCAGTCGCCGCTACAGGCGGTGCGCTATCAGATCGTGATCATGTTTCTGATCGCGGCGGCGTCGGGGCTCGGCGTGGTCGGGGCCGTGGTGATGACGTACCGGCGGCTGTTCTCGCCGGATCATCGCTTCATGGCCTCGAAGCTCGTCGAGCGCCAAGCGCGCAAGCGCGGCGTTTGAAGACTCGCGTGCAGCGCGTCAGGCGCCGTTGTACGCGCGCTCCAGTTCGGCGATATCGAGCTTGATCATGCCGCGCATCGCCGTCATCGTGCGATTGGCCTTCACCGGGTCCGGGTCCTGCAGCATCGTGGGCAGACGCCTGGGCGCGACTTGCCACGTCACGCCGAAGCGGTCGGTGAGCCAGCCGCACGCCATCGACTGGCCGCCGTCCAGCAGCTTGTCCCAGTAGTGGTCGATCTCCGCCTGCGTTTCGCATTTGATGAACATCGAAATGGCCGGCGTGAACGTGAATTCCGGGCCGCCGTTCAGCGCCATGAAATCCTCGCCTTCCAATTCGAACAGGATCGCGAGCACGCTGCCGACCGGTCCCGGACTGGTTTCGATATGACGCATGATCTCCTTGATGCGCGCGTTCCTGAATATGCCGATGTAGTGATTCACCACTTCCTCGGCGTTGCCGTCGAACCATAGACAGGGCGAAATCTTCTGCATGTGCGAGTCTCCTTTCATGTGCGTGGAGTAGACGTGCGGGTTACGCGCATCCCTTGGACATGGCGTCTTTCATCTCCTCGGGGCTCACGTCGCGCACGTGCGTGGCGACCGACCATTGATGACCGAACGGGTCTTCCAGACGGCCGTAGCGGTCGCCCCAGAACATTTCTGCGACGGGCATGATGACTTTCGCGCCGGCGTCGGCCGCCTGCTTCACGATGGCGTCGGCGTCCTCGACATAAAGATGGATCGTGACGGGCGAACCCTTGATCGCCTTCGGACCCAGGATGCCGAAAGCGGGGTTTTCGTCGACGAGCATCAGCGTGGAATCGCCGATCTTCACCATTGCATGCATGAGCTTGCCGTCCGGCGCGGGCATGCGGCCCAGTTCGACGGCGTTGAACGCGCGCTTGTAGAACTCGATCGCCTCGGCGGCGCCCGCGCAGCACAGATGCGGGGTCAGCGAATGCATGTCTTTGGGGATGCGATCAACGGCTGGATTGGACATTTCGGCTCCGTGTAGTGAATGAAGAACGAGGCGCGCCTGCGTGGCGCGCCGCTCTCATACCCTACAACGATCGGCACGGCCGTCAATCGACATTCACCGGCGCGGAAGACGAAATTTTTCCGAATCGCTCACGCAGCAAGCAACCGATAGTCTATTTCGAAGACTGTTCCGCCAGCGATTGAATCAACGCTTCGAGCCGCGAGAAATTGACCGGCTTGGTCAGATGATCGCGAAAGCCGGCTTCGCGGCAGCGGCGGATGTCCTCGTCCATGCCGTAGCCGGTGATCGCAACCGACGGCTTGTCGGGCTGCAGGTTCTGCCACGCCCGCGCGATATCGAGACCGCTGCCGTCCGGTAAGCCGATGTCGCTGACGAGCAGATCGAACGCGCTGCGCGCCGCGCACTCGAGCGCGCTCGTGACGGTGACGGCGACCGTCACTTCGTGGCCGAGCATTTCGAGCACTTCGGCCATCGCCGACGATGTCTGCTCGTTGTCCTCCACCAGCAGCACCTTGAGCGCGCGTCCCTGCTCCTGATGCGCGGCCTCGACGCGCGGTTCGTCCGCATGTTCGGGCTGCGCCTTGGCGAGCGGCAGCGTGAGCGTGAAGCGCGCGCCCTTCTCGCGGCCTTCGCTGTAAGCCGAGAGCGTGCCGCCGTGCTTTTGCGCGAGCGTGCTGGCGATCGCCAGGCCGAGCCCCAGACCGCCGAACGAGCGCGTGATGGAGTCGTCGGCCTGTTCGAACGCCGAGAAGATGCGCGGCAACGCCTCCGCGCTGATGCCGATGCCGCTGTCCGCCACGGAGACCGAGATCGTCATCAGGTCGGCATTCCACGTGCGCACTTCGATACGCCCGCCCGCCGGCGTGAACTTCACCGCGTTCTTCATCAGATTCCAGACGATCTGCTGAAGGCGCGCGGCGTCCCCCAGCACGACGCAGCGGCTCGCGTCGAAATGCGTGTCCAGCGTGAGGCCTTTGGTGCGCAGGTCGGCTTCGGACATGTCGAGCGCGCTCGTCAGCAGCGTATCGAGCGCGACGCTCGCGAAATTGAGCGACAGCTTGCCGCGCGCGATGCTCGTCAGATCGAGCAGATCGTCGATCAGCCGTGCTTCCAGCTCGACATTGCGGCGGATCAGATCGAGCGTCGGATGCGCCTCGCGCGGCAGCGAATGTTTCATTTCGAGCAGACGCACGGCCGCGAGGATCGGCGTGAGCGGCGTGCGCAGTTCGTGCGACAGCACCGCCAGAAAATGGTCCTTCGCGCGATTCGCCGATTCCGCCTGATCCTTCGCGAGCCGCAGCGCGTCGGCAGCCATGTGGGCGTCGGTGGCGTCGCGCACGATCTTCGAAAAGCCGATCAGCTCGTCGTGCTCGCTGCGAATGGCGGTCGTCACGCCTGATGCGAAAAACGAGTGGCCGTCTTTGCGCCACAGCCAGCGGTCGTCGCTTGCGCTGCCTTCGCGCCGCGCCGTCTCCAGCTCGGTCTCGAACACGCCCGTTTCGCGATCTTCCTGGTTATAGAAGATGTTCGCGGAATGACCGAGCACGTCCTGCGCGGGAAAGCCCAGAATGCGCTCGGACGCGGCGTTCCACGTGCGAATGCGCCCTTCCGGATCGAGCGTGATGACGGCGTAATCCTTGAGCGCGTCGATCAGCAGGCGAAAGTGCGTCTCGGTCTCGCGCAGCGCACGCTCGACCGCGATCCGTTGCGACCGCTCGGCGCTTTCGCGCATCGCGCGGCGCACGACCGCGGGCAAACGTTGCAGACGCTGCTTGAGGACGTAATCGGTGGCGCCGCGCTTCAACATGTCGACGGCGTGCTCTTCGCCGAGCAATCCCGACACGAAGATAAACGGCGTGTCCGGCAGGCGTTCGCTCGCGATGGTGAGCGCCTCGATGCCGGAAAAAGTCGGCATGACGAAATCGGCGAGGATCACGTCGAAGCGCTTTTTCTCGATTTCGGCGATGAAGCTCGCGGCGTCGTAGACGATCGACGCATCGACCGCGTAGTCCGCGCGCTCCAGTTGAGCGATCGTCAGCTCCGCATCGAGTGCGTTGTCTTCGACAAGAAGCAGATGCAGCGGCTGCATGATCTAGGCGCCCTCGCGAGGAGACGAATACATTGACGATGGCGCGGACATGGACTCAGCGATCATTGCGCGGGCGGCGGACGACGAAAGCGCGTCGAGCCCGGCGGCGGTTCGTTCAGCACGGCCCAGAATACGCCGAGGTCGCTGATGGCCTCGACGAACTCGGCGAATTCCACCGGTTTCACCACATACGCGTTCACGCCGAGTTCGTAACTGCGCACGAGATCCTGCTCCTCGCGCGACGAAGTCAGCATGACGACGGGAATGCTCTTCAGCGACGCGTTCGAGCGCACCATGTCGAGGACTTCGAGACCGTCGATCTTCGGCAGCTTCAGATCGAGCAGGATGACGGCCGGATTGCCCGGCGCGCGATCCTTCCAGTCGCCTTCGCAGGTGAGATAGTCGATGGCTTCCTGACCGTCCCGCGCGACGATCACCTCGTTGGCGAGCTGGCTCTTGTCCAGCGCGACGAGCGTGAGCTCGAGGTCGTTCGGGTTGTCTTCGACGAGAAGTATCGGTTTAAGCATGGTTTCTTCTTGACTGTGTGGCTGACGCGCCCTGCGCGCCTTGTGCGGTGTTGATACTGCGAAACGCGACCGGCAACGAGAAATAGAATACCGCGCCCTCGCCCAGCCGCCCTTCGGCCCACGTGCGTCCGTCGTGCCGCTCGACGATGCGCCGCACGTTCGCGAGCCCGATGCCCGTGCCTTCGAACTCCTCCGCGCGATGCAGGCGCTGAAACACGCCGAACAGCTTGGCGCCGTATTTCATGTCGAAGCCAACGCCGTTGTCGCGCACGCCGATCACGTATTCGTCGCCGGTGCGGTTCGCGAATATCTCAATTTTCGCCGATTCCCGCGTTCTCGTATATTTCACCGCGTTCGAAATGAGATTGCGCAGCGCGAGTTGCAGGAAGGCGGCGTCGCCGGTGACGTGCGGCAGTTCGCCGATTACCCATTCGATCTGCCGCCCGGACGCCTCCGTCTCGAACTCCTGCACGACCGAGCGCACCAGCAGGCCGAGGTCGACCGGCGCGGGGCGCAGCGCTGCGCGGCCCATCTGCGAGAAGGTGAGGAGATCATCGACGAGCGTGCCCGCGAAGCGCGCCGAGTCGAGCATGTTGTTCAGAAAGCGCCGACTCTTCTCCGACATGCGCTCGCCTTCCTGCTCGCGCAACAGATCGCCGTATCCCGCGATATGCCGCAGCGGCGCGCGCAAATCGTGCGACACCGAATACGAAAACGCCTCCAGTTCCTTATTCGCGCGCGTGAGTTCGGTCGCGAGCTCGGCGCGCTCTTCGGCGCGGCGCAGCACGATATTGAGCAGCGCACCGCGCAATTCGCTGGCGATTTCGATCTCGCCCTGACGCCACATCGCCGAATGCCCGCGTACGGTTTCGAGCCACGGAGAGAAGTTCGTGCGCGGCGCGCTCGCGCCCGCGGCGTCCTCGATCTTCACCGGCTCGCCCGCCCACTTGATGGTCTGCATGACTTCGGGCCGGAACCATAGCAGATAGTTGCGGAATATCTGCGACACCGGCACCGCGAGCACGCCGCACGCGCTATCGACATGCGCCCGGGCCGGCGGCCACTGCCGCGCGAGCGAATCGGTGGCCCACACGCCCGACGTATGTTCCGCGAGCCACTGCGTGAGCGCGCGCACCGTGTCTTCGTCGGGTGTCGCGCCGAGCAGCGTGATCTGATCGTCCATCACGATAGCCGCGCCCGCCGAACGCGCGAAGCCCAGCACATCGTTCGGCACCGACTGAAGGCCGGCCACGAAGCTCTTGTGCTCGCCCATCGCGCCGATCAGACGGCCCATCGTGCGGCGCAGGCCGGCGAGATATTCGCCTTCGGCGCGCTCTTCCTTCGCCTCGATCTGCAAGGACAGCATGTGCCCGAGATGCTCGACCGCGACGCGCGTATCGAACGGCACGATGCGCGCGTCGTGATCGTGGCAGGAGACGAGTCCCCACAACTGGCCGCGCACGACGATCGACACCGACATCGACGCATGCGTGCCCATGTTGCGCATGTATTCGAGATGCACCGGCGAGAAGCTGCGCAGTGTCGTATAGGTGAGATCGGTGGGACGGCCGGTGAGCGGGTTCGTGGCGGGCACGAGCCGCGCAAGCGTGTAGTCGACGTCGGCGACGAGGCGAATGCGGTTCTTCAGATACAGCGCGCGCGCCTGACGCGGAATGTCCGACGCGGGAAAGAACTGATGCAGGAACGACGCATAGCTTTCGTCGCGATCTTCCGCGAGCACGTGACTGCGGCCTTCTTCGTCGAAGCTGTAGAGTATGACGCGGCCGAAGCGCGTGATCGCGCGCACCTCGCGCACGGCAAGCTCGGCAAGTTCCTGAACGCTTGCCGCGTCCTGCAGCCCGCGCGCGAAGGTGCGCACGAGCGGATACATCGCGGCGAATGCATCGCCGTCCGACGCGGCGGCTTCCATCTCGATGATCAATACGCTGTCGTGCCGATGCATCGTCACGTCGAGTCGCAGCGGTTGATCGCCCGACGATGCCGGCTGTACGTCGATCGCGCCGACATAGAGCGGCGAATCATCGAGCGCCGCCATGGCCGCCGTCTGCGCGATGCGCTGCGCGCCTGCCGCGCCGAGCACGGCATCGAGCGGCTGACCGAGCAGCGTCTCGACGGGACCGCCCGTCAGCGCCGACAAATTTTCGCTGGCCTGCACGATATGCAGATCGTCGTCGAGCGTCAGTACGTAGCCGTGCGGCTGGATGCCGCCGGGAATGTGGATCGGCTCGGCGTCGCAGTCCTTGTTCGCGACGCCCGAGCTGAGCGTGAGCCGGCGCGCTTCGGCATCGGGCGGTCCGTGGGCATCGCGTGAAGGTCCGCTCATGAAGCCGCCCTCGGCGCGGGCTGCGCGCAGCCGAGTTCGGCTGCTTCGGGACACAGCCACGACTGCAGAGTGTCGAACGTTGCGATGGCAGCCTGCACCGCGTCGTCGTATTGAAGCTCCGGCACAACCGACGCCGCCGTCTCGCGAAACGCCTTCCACATGCTGCCCGTGCGCGCACCGTAACCGTTGAAATAGGCGTTGCCGATGCCCGGCGGCAGATCGAGTTGCTGCGCGACATGCGGCGCGATGAAGCGCCCGCCGAGCGTGCTGCCTTCCATCACGTACATCGAGCCGAACGCGCCGCCGAGGTTGTGCATGGGCGGCAGATCGTAGACGGCGTCCGCTTGAGGCACGGAGCCGACCGGCCTGCGCTCGCCTAAAAGCGCGGCGAGATCGGCGGCAAGAAGCGGCGCCTTGCGGCGTTCGTCGAAGAAACCGGCAAGCGATGCCGGCAGGCATGCGGCGGCCGCGTCTTCCCAAGGCGCGACGTAGCCATAAAATCGTTCGAGCAGCGCGATGTATTCGTCGCGTTGCAGGTTGTCCCGCATCAGGTCGAGCGCATTCTCGAGCCGCGCGTGACACGCGGCGGTTTCGTGCTTCAGGCGGGACAGAAGGTCGAGTGACATGTTTCGTTAGGTTGACTGCGAGCCGCGACGCGGCATGACGATACGGGCATCGGAAGCGCTTACCGGTTATGGCGCGTCACGCGCGGTATGTATCGGTAGAAAAATCGCGGCAACCCTTCTCAAAGCGGTTATGACCGCGCCCGCGTTCGATGACTGAATCATTCTACGCAACCGGCCCCGGCGCTGCCATTCGTCAAGCGGGGGTACGCGTGTCCGGGATGTTCTTAACCATCCGGTGCAAATGTTTGCCTAGGCTTTGCGAGAACGTCCGTCGG
It encodes the following:
- a CDS encoding VOC family protein gives rise to the protein MQKISPCLWFDGNAEEVVNHYIGIFRNARIKEIMRHIETSPGPVGSVLAILFELEGEDFMALNGGPEFTFTPAISMFIKCETQAEIDHYWDKLLDGGQSMACGWLTDRFGVTWQVAPRRLPTMLQDPDPVKANRTMTAMRGMIKLDIAELERAYNGA
- a CDS encoding ABC transporter ATP-binding protein, whose amino-acid sequence is MATPHITTMPDATSPELVAAHGIVRRDAVRGTVLLHPTDFTLYAGERAAVTGPSGSGKSVLLRTLALLDPCDAGYIGWRGERIARARIPAYRRRVAYIAQRPAMLDGTVEDNLRYPFMLKTYRDVHFDRETAARLAEAAGRGADFLDKLAADLSGGEAQIAALVRVLQLAPDVLLLDEPTASLDPASARSIEALVSAWFDADPQRACIWVSHDPEQARRVATRHLTMNAGVLGGDLR
- a CDS encoding ATP-binding protein is translated as MSGPSRDAHGPPDAEARRLTLSSGVANKDCDAEPIHIPGGIQPHGYVLTLDDDLHIVQASENLSALTGGPVETLLGQPLDAVLGAAGAQRIAQTAAMAALDDSPLYVGAIDVQPASSGDQPLRLDVTMHRHDSVLIIEMEAAASDGDAFAAMYPLVRTFARGLQDAASVQELAELAVREVRAITRFGRVILYSFDEEGRSHVLAEDRDESYASFLHQFFPASDIPRQARALYLKNRIRLVADVDYTLARLVPATNPLTGRPTDLTYTTLRSFSPVHLEYMRNMGTHASMSVSIVVRGQLWGLVSCHDHDARIVPFDTRVAVEHLGHMLSLQIEAKEERAEGEYLAGLRRTMGRLIGAMGEHKSFVAGLQSVPNDVLGFARSAGAAIVMDDQITLLGATPDEDTVRALTQWLAEHTSGVWATDSLARQWPPARAHVDSACGVLAVPVSQIFRNYLLWFRPEVMQTIKWAGEPVKIEDAAGASAPRTNFSPWLETVRGHSAMWRQGEIEIASELRGALLNIVLRRAEERAELATELTRANKELEAFSYSVSHDLRAPLRHIAGYGDLLREQEGERMSEKSRRFLNNMLDSARFAGTLVDDLLTFSQMGRAALRPAPVDLGLLVRSVVQEFETEASGRQIEWVIGELPHVTGDAAFLQLALRNLISNAVKYTRTRESAKIEIFANRTGDEYVIGVRDNGVGFDMKYGAKLFGVFQRLHRAEEFEGTGIGLANVRRIVERHDGRTWAEGRLGEGAVFYFSLPVAFRSINTAQGAQGASATQSRRNHA
- a CDS encoding hybrid sensor histidine kinase/response regulator; translation: MQPLHLLLVEDNALDAELTIAQLERADYAVDASIVYDAASFIAEIEKKRFDVILADFVMPTFSGIEALTIASERLPDTPFIFVSGLLGEEHAVDMLKRGATDYVLKQRLQRLPAVVRRAMRESAERSQRIAVERALRETETHFRLLIDALKDYAVITLDPEGRIRTWNAASERILGFPAQDVLGHSANIFYNQEDRETGVFETELETARREGSASDDRWLWRKDGHSFFASGVTTAIRSEHDELIGFSKIVRDATDAHMAADALRLAKDQAESANRAKDHFLAVLSHELRTPLTPILAAVRLLEMKHSLPREAHPTLDLIRRNVELEARLIDDLLDLTSIARGKLSLNFASVALDTLLTSALDMSEADLRTKGLTLDTHFDASRCVVLGDAARLQQIVWNLMKNAVKFTPAGGRIEVRTWNADLMTISVSVADSGIGISAEALPRIFSAFEQADDSITRSFGGLGLGLAIASTLAQKHGGTLSAYSEGREKGARFTLTLPLAKAQPEHADEPRVEAAHQEQGRALKVLLVEDNEQTSSAMAEVLEMLGHEVTVAVTVTSALECAARSAFDLLVSDIGLPDGSGLDIARAWQNLQPDKPSVAITGYGMDEDIRRCREAGFRDHLTKPVNFSRLEALIQSLAEQSSK
- a CDS encoding ABC transporter permease, producing MSGFQDLSLFDIALAAMLILVNGALSVALDLRLERKLLIAAVRTVVQLLLIGYVLGWVFAFNRWYVVLPLMALMTIIAGLAASDRGRRTYVGQRADSIVSIWGSSWLIGAFGLFVVIRIHPWYEPQYAIPILGMILGNTLTGVSLGIERMTEELTAGRAAVEMSLALGATRWEAAQGPARQAVRAGMIPTLNQMAVVGLVSLPGMMTGQVLAGQSPLQAVRYQIVIMFLIAAASGLGVVGAVVMTYRRLFSPDHRFMASKLVERQARKRGV
- a CDS encoding VOC family protein; this translates as MSNPAVDRIPKDMHSLTPHLCCAGAAEAIEFYKRAFNAVELGRMPAPDGKLMHAMVKIGDSTLMLVDENPAFGILGPKAIKGSPVTIHLYVEDADAIVKQAADAGAKVIMPVAEMFWGDRYGRLEDPFGHQWSVATHVRDVSPEEMKDAMSKGCA
- a CDS encoding response regulator, with the protein product MLKPILLVEDNPNDLELTLVALDKSQLANEVIVARDGQEAIDYLTCEGDWKDRAPGNPAVILLDLKLPKIDGLEVLDMVRSNASLKSIPVVMLTSSREEQDLVRSYELGVNAYVVKPVEFAEFVEAISDLGVFWAVLNEPPPGSTRFRRPPPAQ
- a CDS encoding biliverdin-producing heme oxygenase; its protein translation is MSLDLLSRLKHETAACHARLENALDLMRDNLQRDEYIALLERFYGYVAPWEDAAAACLPASLAGFFDERRKAPLLAADLAALLGERRPVGSVPQADAVYDLPPMHNLGGAFGSMYVMEGSTLGGRFIAPHVAQQLDLPPGIGNAYFNGYGARTGSMWKAFRETAASVVPELQYDDAVQAAIATFDTLQSWLCPEAAELGCAQPAPRAAS